The genomic interval GAATTAACGGGGTTTGGGCACCGATCGAAGAACTGGCACCGGAAGAATGGGATAAAACAATCCAAACCAATCTCAAGGGAACATTTCTTACGGTTAAATATGCGATTCCCTACCTCAAGCAGCAGGGGGGTTCCGTGATTATTACCTCCTCGGTGAATGGCACCCGTATTTTCAGTAACACGGGGGCAACTGCCTATTCCTGTTCCAAAGCTGCCCAGGTTGCCTTCACCAAAATGGTTGCGTTGGAGTTAGCCAAATACCGGATTCGGGTAAATGTCATTTGCCCAGGGGCGATCGAGACTGCGATCGGTGAAAGTACCCAACAACGAAACCTGGAGAAAATCAAAGAACCCGTCGAATTTCCTCAGGGTAGAATTCCCTTAACCGACGGCAAACCCGGAACTGCCGACCAGGTTGCCCAACTCGTATTCTTCCTCGCCTCCGATGCGTCCAACCACATCTCAGGTACAGAAATTTGGATTGATGGCGCAGAATCCTTACTGCAAGGGTAGGGAGTAGGGAAAGGATGAAGGATAAAGGATAAAGGATAAAACAGCTTTTTCGCCCCATCATCTCTCCTCACCTCCTCACCTCCTCACTTTCCCCATCTCCCCTACCCCCTCCATCTCTTTCCTCCTCACTCCTCACCCCTCACCCCTCACTCCTACCCTCCCCCCATGCCTCAATATTTCGGAAAACTTCCTTCCACTGCCCAAGCCTGGTCAACCTTAGGAGCGGTGCAATCCTTTGAACAGAATGAGCGGGGTATTGGTTTAGATTGTGGTGGTGCCCGGTTGCTGATCACTGTCCTGGCACCCAATCTGGTTCGGGTTCGAATGGCACCCAGCGGTGAGTTTGCACCCCGCCGCTCTTGGGCAGTAACACGGGATGATGACGAATGGGATAGGGTTTCCTTCTCGGTGGAGCAGGAAGAAGATGCGATCGTGCTCAAAACAGAACAGGTCACGGTTCGCATCGATCGCCATCCCTGTCGGATTGTTTGTCAGAACCAGGCAGGGCAGGTTTTTGCACAGGATACGGATTTGGGCATGGCGTGGTCTGCCAGTGGTGTTTCAGTCTGGAAAAAGATTGAGGCAGACGAACACTTCTACGGCTTTGGCGAACGAACCGGGTTGCTCGACAAATTGGCAGAACGCAAAACCACCTGGGCGGTCGATGCCGTTGATTTCAGCTCGCAAACCGACGAGATGTATCAGGCAATTCCATTTTTCACAGCGCTACGCCCAGAACTAAGCTATGGAATATTTCTCAATTCCACGTTTTGGAGCCAGTTTGATTTGGGCGCTCAGAAGTATGGCATCTGGCAGATGATTACCCGCGCTCCAGAATTAGACTACTACATCATCTATGGTCCAGCACCCGCTCAAATTCTTGCCACCTATGCCGATTTAACCGGGCACATGCCATTGCCGCCAAAATGGGCGCTGGGCTACCATCAATGTCGCTGGAGCTATGAGTCAGAAGCAGTGGTACGGGAACTGGCGCAAACCTTTCGCCAGCGTCGGATTCCCTGTGATGTGATCCATCTTGA from Kovacikia minuta CCNUW1 carries:
- a CDS encoding SDR family oxidoreductase — its product is MQLTNKVALITGAGSGIGKAAALLLAKEGAKIAAVDHTPEESQETIEKIQQDGGEAMTTIADISQPRQMQEAIQKIGEQFGRIDIVFANAGINGVWAPIEELAPEEWDKTIQTNLKGTFLTVKYAIPYLKQQGGSVIITSSVNGTRIFSNTGATAYSCSKAAQVAFTKMVALELAKYRIRVNVICPGAIETAIGESTQQRNLEKIKEPVEFPQGRIPLTDGKPGTADQVAQLVFFLASDASNHISGTEIWIDGAESLLQG